The following proteins come from a genomic window of Marinobacter antarcticus:
- a CDS encoding ABC transporter ATP-binding protein produces the protein MSDQYVLETRNLVKEFKGFVAVDDVNLKIQKGHIHALIGPNGAGKTTVFNLLTKFLIPTRGKILFKGDDITSMKSAAIARKGVVRSFQISAVFPHMTALENIRVALQGFEGSSFSFWKSGSSLNKLNGRCMELLDSVGLAEYANTTTVELAYGRKRALELATTLAMEPELLLLDEPTQGMGAEDVDRVVELVRKAAQGRTVLMVEHNLSVVSKLCDRITVLAQGAVLTEGDYETVSADPRVREVYMGTASSGERGSTSEESETEAAR, from the coding sequence ATGAGTGACCAGTACGTGCTGGAGACCCGAAACCTTGTTAAAGAGTTCAAGGGCTTTGTTGCGGTCGACGACGTGAATCTGAAGATTCAGAAAGGCCATATTCACGCTCTGATCGGCCCTAACGGTGCGGGCAAGACGACTGTGTTTAACCTGCTCACCAAGTTCCTCATTCCCACACGCGGAAAGATCCTCTTCAAAGGCGATGACATTACGTCCATGAAGTCAGCGGCGATTGCTCGCAAGGGCGTGGTGCGTTCCTTTCAGATTTCTGCGGTGTTCCCCCACATGACCGCTCTGGAGAACATCCGGGTGGCACTGCAAGGCTTTGAAGGCTCCTCGTTCAGTTTCTGGAAGTCCGGAAGTTCTCTGAACAAGCTGAACGGGCGTTGCATGGAATTGCTCGATTCTGTTGGTCTTGCCGAATACGCCAACACAACAACCGTTGAGCTGGCCTATGGCCGAAAGCGGGCCCTTGAGTTGGCTACGACCCTGGCCATGGAGCCGGAACTTCTGTTGCTGGATGAGCCTACCCAGGGTATGGGCGCAGAAGATGTGGACCGGGTTGTGGAGCTGGTCCGCAAGGCGGCGCAAGGTCGGACAGTACTCATGGTTGAGCATAACCTGAGTGTCGTGAGCAAACTGTGTGATCGAATCACAGTACTGGCGCAGGGCGCGGTGCTCACCGAGGGTGACTATGAAACGGTGTCTGCCGACCCGCGTGTCCGTGAAGTTTATATGGGTACCGCTTCCAGCGGAGAGCGCGGTTCGACCTCCGAGGAAAGCGAAACGGAGGCCGCCCGATGA
- a CDS encoding ABC transporter ATP-binding protein — protein sequence MSHSSDKQYEQLRISGLHAFYGESHVLHGIDMVVHRGELVTLLGRNGAGRSTTLKSIMNMVGRRTGSIMINGEETMACAPHHIARLGVGYCPEHRGIFSALSVQENLTLPPVVRSGGMSLEEIYSMFPNLYERRFSQGTKLSGGEQQMLAVARILRTGANMLLLDEITEGLAPVIVEMLGHVLMKLKEKGLTIVLVEQNFHFAAPLADRHYVVEHGQIVEEVSADELSTKQSVLDRYLGV from the coding sequence ATGAGTCATAGCTCAGACAAACAGTATGAACAGCTGCGTATTTCCGGCCTGCATGCCTTTTACGGTGAGTCCCATGTTCTGCACGGCATCGACATGGTGGTTCATCGGGGCGAGCTGGTCACGTTGCTGGGGCGTAACGGGGCCGGTCGCAGTACCACGCTGAAATCGATCATGAACATGGTAGGGCGCCGTACTGGCTCGATCATGATCAATGGTGAAGAAACCATGGCCTGCGCGCCACATCATATTGCCAGGTTGGGTGTCGGGTATTGCCCCGAGCATCGGGGAATTTTTTCCGCACTCAGCGTCCAGGAAAACCTCACGCTTCCGCCAGTAGTGCGAAGTGGCGGAATGAGCCTGGAAGAAATCTACTCCATGTTCCCCAACCTCTACGAACGCAGGTTCAGCCAGGGCACTAAGCTTTCGGGCGGCGAACAGCAAATGCTGGCTGTGGCCCGTATCCTTCGCACCGGCGCCAACATGCTGTTGTTGGACGAAATTACCGAGGGCCTCGCCCCGGTCATCGTCGAGATGCTGGGGCATGTGCTGATGAAACTGAAGGAGAAAGGGCTGACCATCGTCCTTGTAGAGCAGAATTTCCACTTCGCTGCGCCTCTGGCCGACCGACATTATGTCGTCGAACACGGGCAGATAGTGGAAGAGGTCAGCGCCGATGAGCTGAGTACCAAACAGTCGGTGCTGGATCGCTATTTGGGCGTTTGA